TCCGCCGGTTTGGGCGGTGCGGCCAGCCGCAGGAGCCGGGTGACCATCGCCCCGACCTGGGCCTTGTCGGCGCGGCCGGTGCCGGTGACGGCGGCCTTGACCTCGCTGGGGGTGTGCAGGGCGACCGGTATCCCGCGGCGGGCGGCGCACAGCATCGCGACGGCGCTCGCCTGGGCGGTGCCCATCACGGTGCTGACGTTGTGCTGGCTGAACACCCGTTCCACGGCGACGACTTCGGGCTGGTGCGTATCGAGCCATTCCTCGATCCCCTGCTCGATGGCGACGAGGCGGTGGCCCAACTCCGCGTCCGCGGGGGTGCGTACGACCCCCACCCCGAGCATGGTCAGGGGGCGGCCGGCGACACCCTCGACGACGCCGACACCGCATCGCGTCAGCCCCGGGTCCACACCGAGTACGCGCACCTTCGCCCCCCCTCGTCCACTCGTCCGTCCGTGTCGGTGCAGGTTATCGGGCACCACTGACAGTCATAGTGGTACACGGGTCCCCGGTGGTCGTGACCCAATCACTGACTGACGTCCTGCTGGACTGTCCTTGCCTTGATCTGTCCGACCGCCGGGGCCCGGTTCCCCAGGGCTCCGGCCGGGCGGAGCATGACCTCATAGGAGTCAGCCGTTCACCTGCGGTTGACGCCTCGCGAGCGTGAAAATCGGTACGGGGGCTGTCCGCCGACGCCGCTTGATGTTTGGGCTGTGAGCCCGCATAGGAGTCTGGTGAGGGAGCCGTCCGAGGGGCCGCACACTGTCGTCTCGAGCACGCCGTTCAGCTTCTCTGTCTCCCCTCAGGCTTCCCGGGCAGCCCCCGCCCGCACCTTGCGCAAGGGGAGGAAGACGATGGAGGAGTCCAGGGAGGACCACGACGACGGAAGTGTTGCCCGGGTCGCGGCGATCGACATCGCCAAGGCGTCCGGGATGGTGTGTCTGCGCGTCCCGCACGACACCATTGAAGGCCGGCGCGTCCAGCAGGTCTGGACGGTCGCGTCCACCACGAACGCGATCCTCGAGCTCGGCGACCGGCTGGTCTGCCAGGGTGTCCAGCGGGTGGTGATGGAGGCGACGGGCTCGTACTGGCGGCCCTTCTTCTACCTCTTGGAGGCCCGTGGCCTGGAATGTTGGCTGGTCAACGCCCGCGATGTGAAGAACGTCCCGGGCCGGCCGAAGACCGACAAGCTGGACGCGGTCTGGCTGGCCAAGCTCGCCGAACGCGGCATGGTCCGCGCTTCGTTCGTACCGCCCAAGCCGGTCCGGCAGCTACGGGACCTCACCCGCACCCGCACGGTCTTCATCCAGGAACGCACCCGGCACAAGCACCGGGTGGACAAGGCCCTGCAGGACGCGCAGATCAAGCTGTCCGACGTTGTCTCGGACCTCTTCGGCCTCTCCGGCCGGGCCATGCTCGACGCCCTGGCCGCCGGTGAACGCAACCCCCGAGCTCTGGCGGATCTCGCCAAGGGGAGCCTGGTGAAGAAGAAGCCGGCCCTGGCCGAGGCACTCACCGGGCAGTTCGAAGAACATCACGGCCGCCTGCTGGGAGTGTTGCTGGGCACCATCGACCACCTCACCGCGCAGGTCCGGGAACTCGACCGGCTGATCGCCGACCTCATGGAACAGACCAGGGCCCCGCACGACGGCACCGGAACCGGACCGCCCCGCACAGACGACACCAGCACGTCGTCAGCCCGTGACGCTGTGACCGCGCGGGAACTGGCCGAGCGTCTGGACGCGGTCCCCGGCATCGGACCGGCCACCGCCCAGATCATCCTCGCCGAGATCGGCTTGGACATGAGCCGCTTCCCCACCCCCGAGCACCTGGTCTCCTGGGCGAAGCTGTGCCCCCGCACGATCCAGTCCGGAGCGAAGAACACCACCGGCCCAGCCGGCAAAGGCAACCCCTGGCTCAAGGGCGCCCTCGGCGAGGCCGCCAACGCCGCCGCCCGCACCGACACCTTCCTCGGCGCCCGCTACCGCAGGATCGTCAAACGCCGCGGCCACGCCAAAGCCCTCGTCGCCGTCGCCCGCTCGATACTCGTCATCACCTGGCACCTGATCAACGACCCCGACGCCCGCTACCAGGAACTCGGCGCCGACTGGCACCAGCGACATCTCAACCCCGCCCGCAAGACCCGCGACCTCGTCCGCCAGCTCCAGGCCCTCGGCCACCAGGTCACCCTCGCCGCCCCCACTACTGCGGCCTGACCGCACTCCTCGTTCCCGACGTCCGTCCCGCTCCGCGGAACGGACGCTGCCGCCTGCCCGGCTGAGGTTCGATTTTCCGTTCAGCATCAAAGCAGCGGGCCGACGGGGGGTGTGTCCCCGTCGGCCCGCTGCTGCACAGTCTGCCGGTCAGGCGTCGACCTTCTCCATGACCTCGTCCGAGACGTCGAAGTTGGCGAAGACGTTCTGCACGTCGTCGCTGTCCTCCAGCGCGTCGATCAGCTTGAAGATCTTGCGCGCGCCCTCTTCGTCCAGCTCGACCTGCATGGTCGGAAGGAAGTTGGAGTCGGCCGAGTCGTAGTCGATGCCCGCCTCCTGGAGAGCGGTACGGACGGCGACCATGTCGGTGGCCTCGCTGATGATCTCGAAGCTCTCGCCGAGGTCGTTGACCTCTTCGGCACCGGCCTCGAGCACCGTCTCCAGGACGTCGTCCTCGGAGAGCTCGCCCTTGGGCAGGAGGACGACACCCTTGCGGTTGAACAGGTACGAGACCGAGCCCGGGTCGGCCATCGAGCCGCCGTTGCGGGTCATGGCGACGCGGACGTCGGAGGCGGCGCGGTTGCGGTTGTCGGTGAGGCACTCGATGAGCACCGCGACACCGTTCGGACCGTAGCCCTCGTACATGATCGTCTCGTAGTCGGCGCCACCGGCCTCAAGACCACCGCCGCGCTTGACCGCGGAGTCGATGTTCTTGTTCGGGACCGAGCTCTTCTTGGCCTTCTGGATGGCGTCGAAGAGCGTCGGGTTGCCGTCGATGTCCGCGCCGCCCATGCGGGCCGCGACCTCGATGTTCTTGATCAGCTTCGCGAAGAGCTTGCCGCGCTTGGCGTCAACCACGGCCTTCTTGTGCTTCGTCGTAGCCCATTTAGAGTGGCCGGACATCTGCCTGTCTCCTTCGCGTCACCAACAGTGTTCGTCTCCGATCCTACCGGGACCTGATTACAGCCCCGCGCGCACCATGTCGACGAAGTAGGCGTGAACCCGGTCGTCTCCGGTCAGCTCGGGGTGGAACGAGGTCGCGAGGACGTTGCCCTGGCGCACGGCGACGGTGTGGCCGTCGTACGTGGCGAGCACCTCGGCGGCGGCGCCGACGGACTCGACCCACGGGGCGCGGATGAAGACGCCCTCGACCGGGCCGCTCTCGATGCCCGCGAAGTCGATCTTGGCCTCGAAGGACTCGTTCTGGCGGCCGAAGGCGTTGCGGCGGACGATCATGTCGATGCCGCCCAGGGTCTCCTGGTCCTCGCGGCCGTCCAGGAGCTTGTCGGCCAGCATGATCATGCCGGCGCAGGTGCCGTACACGGGCATGCCGGCGGCCACGCGCTCGCGCAGCGGCTCCAGCATGCCGAACAGCACGGCGAGCTTCGACATGGTCGTGGACTCGCCGCCGGGGATCACCAGGGCGTCGACCTCGGCGAGCTCCTCGGGACGCCGGACCGGCCTGGCCACGGCGTCCGCCGCGGCCAGGGCGATCAGGTGCTCCCGTACGTCGCCCTGAAGAGCCAGGACACCTATGACGGGGGTGTTCGTCATGTCGGTACTACCAGCCGCGGTTGGCGTAGCGCTCGGCCTCGGGGAGGGTGTCGCAGTTGATGCCGACCATGGCCTCGCCCAGGTTGCGGGAGGCGTCCGCGATGATCTTCGGGTCGTCGTAGAAGGTGGTGGCCTTCACGATGGCGGCGGCGCGCTTGGCCGGGTCGCCCGACTTGAAGATGCCGGAGCCGACGAAGACGCCCTCGGCACCGAGCTGGCGCATCAGCGCGGCGTCGGCGGGGGTGGCGACGCCACCGGCCGAGAACAGCACGACCGGGAGCTTGCCGAGCTCGGCGACCTCCTTGACGAGCTCGTACGGCGCGCGCAGCTCCTTGGCGGCGGCGAACAGCTCGTTGTTGTCGTAGCCGCGCAGGCGGGCGATCTCGTTCTTGATCTGGCGCAGGTGGCGGACGGCCTCGACGACGTTGCCGGTGCCGGCCTCGCCCTTCGAGCGGATCATGGCCGCGCCCTCGGCGATGCGGCGCAGGGCCTCGCCCAGGTTGGTGGCGCCGCAGACGAAGGGGGTGGTGAACGCCCACTTGTCGGAGTGGTTGACCTCGTCGGCCGGGGTCAGGACCTCGGACTCGTCGATGTAGTCGACGCCGAGGGACTGCAGGACCTGGGCCTCGACGAAGTGGCCGATGCGGGACTTGGCCATGACCGGGATGGAGACGGCCTCGATGATCTCTTCGATCATGTTGGGGTCGGACATGCGGGCGACCCCGCCGTCCTTGCGGATGTCGGCCGGGACCCGCTCCAGGGCCATGACGGCGACGGCGCCCGCGTCCTCGGCGATCTTCGCCTGCTCGGCGTTGACCACGTCCATGATCACGCCGCCCTTGAGCTGCTCGGCCATGCCGCGCTTGACGCGCGAGGTGCCGATCGCCGACTCGGCGGACTGGGGGGAGGTGGGAAGCGTGCTCACGGATTGACCTCACTCGAAGGGAACTCGAAAGGAAGACGGGTACTACCTGCCCGAGGAAACCCCACGGGGTCAGTCCACTACAAGGGCCAATGTGGAGCCTGTGGCTCCTTCATTTGTCCCTCACGGCCCTAGGTGGGCCGATCGGCAAGATCCACCGGTGGCTCATCGTCCATTTCGAAGGCCAGCGGGAACGGCGCGTGCCCGGCCAGTCTGAACCAGCGGACCTTGCGATGGCGACGCAGCGCGCGGGCGGCCCGTACGGCGTCGTTGTGGAACCGGCGGGCCATGGGCACCCGGCGGACCGCCGCCGCCAGCTCCTCCGTGGCCTGCACCCCGCCTGGGGCCGCCTTGAGCACCTCGACGTGGTCGGCGTCGACGAAGACCGCCCGCAGCGCCTGGCTGAGCTCGCTCTCGGCGACCTCGCGGTGCTCCTCCTCGGCCTGCCGGGCGGCGTGCGCGGCCTCGTACAGCACCAGCGAGGAGGCCGGATCCAGCACCCCGGAGGTGGCCACCTCCAGCACCACCGAGGCCCGCCGTACGAGCTGCGCGTCGAGCGCGGCCCGCGCGGCGTCCATCCGCGAGTGCAGCCGGTCGAGCCGGCCGGCGGTCCAGCTGAGGTAGACCCCGACGACTCCGAGAGCCAGGGCGATCCAGACAAGGGTTTCGATCACGCTGCGCGACCCTACCGCTCCGCGAGGCGCCGACCCCCATCGGCCTCGCCCCTGCCCGGCCCGTTCCCTTAGGCTGCGTGATCCACATCGTTCGGGGGATCATGAATCACACGCGTTACCGCAGACCGTCGGCCCTCCTGCTGCTGACCGTGGGGATCGCTTGCGCCGCCGCGGTCGTGGCCGGGATCGAATCGGGCGAAGAGGGCGGTCTGGTCCTGCTGACCGACCTCCACGAGTACCTCGTCCCGCTGGGGTGGCTGGCCGTGGCCACGCTCACGGGGGCGGTCCTGCTGGGGCTTGCGAGGTCCCCGCTGCGCCTGCCCCTGGTCACCGCCCTGCTCGTCGTCGGCGTCCCGATGATGCTTCTCGCCGGCTTCGTCTCCGCGACCTTCGGCGCCTCGAGCACGGAGGAGACGACCGAGCCGGCTCCCGGACGCGGCGACCGCCGGTTGGTCGTCGAGAGGGACAGCAGCCTCCTCGACCCCGTCTGGCACGTCTACGTCCAGCAGGGGAGCCGACTCCTGGAACGCCGCTGGCGTGTCGGCTCCTTCAACGGCGACTCCGACGCCAACGCGCTCCGCGAGACCGTGTGGACCTCCCCCGACCGGATCCGCATGACCACGGAGGAGGGCGCGGTCCACGAAGTGACCGTCACCCCCGGCGGCCGGCCCGACCGGGTCGTCTCCGTCGGGTAGCGCCCCGGCGGGTCCTGGCCGGGAGGTCAGGACGAGGTGTCGCGGGAGAAGCCCAGGCGGGTGCGCAGGCTGGTGCTGCGGTCGTCCTCGGCCACCGCCGCCGCGCCGTCCGTGACCGTCTCGTAGACCGCCAGGATGTCCGCTCCGACCGTGGACCAGTCGAAGCGGCGGACGTGCGCCGAGCCGCTGGCGCTGAGCCTGGCCCGGCGGGCCGGATCGCGCAGGAGGGTGATCGCCGCCGTCGCCAGGGCGTCGGCGTTCTCGTTGGCGAAGAGGTCTCCGGCCCCGCCCTGGTCCAGGACCTGCGCGAAGGCGTCCAGGTCCGATGCCAGGACCGCGGCGCCCGCCGACAGGGCCTCGACCAGGATGATGCCGAAGCTCTCGCCGCCGGTGTTCGGGGCGACGTACACGTCCACGCTGCGCAGCAGCCGTGCCTTGTCCTCGTCCGAGACCATGCCGAGGAACTCGACCCGTCGGCGGAGTTCCGCGGGCAGCGAGGCCACCGCCTCCTCCTCGTCGCCGCGGCCGGCGACGAGCAGCCGGACGTCCGGGCAGGCCTCCACGATCTTCGGGAAGGCCTCCATCAGCACCGGAAGGCCCTTGCGCGGCTCGTCGATGCGGCCGATGAAGCCCAGGGTCTGCCCGGACCAGTCGGGGTTCGGGTCGGCCTTGGCGAAGAAGTCCACGTCGACCCCGTTGGGGATGACGACCGCGTCGCCGCCGAGGTGCTCCACCAGCGTGCGCCGCGCGTACTCGCTCACCGCGATCCGCGCGCTGATCTTCTCCAGCGCCGGCTGGAGGATCGGGTACGCCGCGATCATGGCGCGCGAGCGCGGGTTCGAGGTGTGGAAGGTGGCCACGATCGGGCCCTGCGCGGCCCAGCAGGACAGCAGCCCCAGCGAGGGCGACGCCGGCTCGTGGATGTGGATCACGTCGAAGGTGCCGTCGTGCAGCCAGCGCCGTACGCGCGCGGCGGAGAGGAACCCGAAGTTGAGGCGGGCCACCGAGCCGTTGTAGGGCACCGGCACCGCCCGTCCCGCCGAGACCACGTAGGGCGGCAGTGGGGTCTCGTCGTCCGCCGGGGCCAGGACCGACACCTCGTGGCCGAGACGGATCAGGTGCTCGGCCAGATCCCGGATGTGGAACTGGACGCCACCCGGCACGTCCCACGAGTAGGGGCACACGATGCCGATCTTCACTACGCGCGCTCCTCCAGGTCGTCCAGCCACAGTCGCTGCAGCATGTGCCAGTCCTCCGGGTGCTCGGCGATCCCCCAGGCGAAGGCGTCCGCCACCGCCTGCGTCATGACGGCGGTCTTCTCGATCCGCGTGCCGTTCTTCGGCACCTCCACCTCGGGGTGGATGCGGCCGTACATCTTCGGCGTGTCCCCGTAGTGCAGGGTGGCCGGGAGCAGGACCGCACCGGTCTGCTGGGCCAGCAGCGCCGGCCCGGCCGGCATGCGCGCCGTGGAGCCGAAGAACTCCACCTCGACCCCGGAGGCCGACAGGTCCCGGTCGGCGACCAGGCAGACCAGGCCGCCGG
Above is a genomic segment from Streptomyces sp. NBC_01233 containing:
- a CDS encoding IS110 family transposase, encoding MEESREDHDDGSVARVAAIDIAKASGMVCLRVPHDTIEGRRVQQVWTVASTTNAILELGDRLVCQGVQRVVMEATGSYWRPFFYLLEARGLECWLVNARDVKNVPGRPKTDKLDAVWLAKLAERGMVRASFVPPKPVRQLRDLTRTRTVFIQERTRHKHRVDKALQDAQIKLSDVVSDLFGLSGRAMLDALAAGERNPRALADLAKGSLVKKKPALAEALTGQFEEHHGRLLGVLLGTIDHLTAQVRELDRLIADLMEQTRAPHDGTGTGPPRTDDTSTSSARDAVTARELAERLDAVPGIGPATAQIILAEIGLDMSRFPTPEHLVSWAKLCPRTIQSGAKNTTGPAGKGNPWLKGALGEAANAAARTDTFLGARYRRIVKRRGHAKALVAVARSILVITWHLINDPDARYQELGADWHQRHLNPARKTRDLVRQLQALGHQVTLAAPTTAA
- a CDS encoding YebC/PmpR family DNA-binding transcriptional regulator, which produces MSGHSKWATTKHKKAVVDAKRGKLFAKLIKNIEVAARMGGADIDGNPTLFDAIQKAKKSSVPNKNIDSAVKRGGGLEAGGADYETIMYEGYGPNGVAVLIECLTDNRNRAASDVRVAMTRNGGSMADPGSVSYLFNRKGVVLLPKGELSEDDVLETVLEAGAEEVNDLGESFEIISEATDMVAVRTALQEAGIDYDSADSNFLPTMQVELDEEGARKIFKLIDALEDSDDVQNVFANFDVSDEVMEKVDA
- the ruvC gene encoding crossover junction endodeoxyribonuclease RuvC yields the protein MRVLGVDPGLTRCGVGVVEGVAGRPLTMLGVGVVRTPADAELGHRLVAIEQGIEEWLDTHQPEVVAVERVFSQHNVSTVMGTAQASAVAMLCAARRGIPVALHTPSEVKAAVTGTGRADKAQVGAMVTRLLRLAAPPKPADAADALALAICHIWRAPAQNRLQQAVALHASGSKGRTR
- a CDS encoding glycosyltransferase family 4 protein encodes the protein MKIGIVCPYSWDVPGGVQFHIRDLAEHLIRLGHEVSVLAPADDETPLPPYVVSAGRAVPVPYNGSVARLNFGFLSAARVRRWLHDGTFDVIHIHEPASPSLGLLSCWAAQGPIVATFHTSNPRSRAMIAAYPILQPALEKISARIAVSEYARRTLVEHLGGDAVVIPNGVDVDFFAKADPNPDWSGQTLGFIGRIDEPRKGLPVLMEAFPKIVEACPDVRLLVAGRGDEEEAVASLPAELRRRVEFLGMVSDEDKARLLRSVDVYVAPNTGGESFGIILVEALSAGAAVLASDLDAFAQVLDQGGAGDLFANENADALATAAITLLRDPARRARLSASGSAHVRRFDWSTVGADILAVYETVTDGAAAVAEDDRSTSLRTRLGFSRDTSS
- the pdxT gene encoding pyridoxal 5'-phosphate synthase glutaminase subunit PdxT, translated to MTNTPVIGVLALQGDVREHLIALAAADAVARPVRRPEELAEVDALVIPGGESTTMSKLAVLFGMLEPLRERVAAGMPVYGTCAGMIMLADKLLDGREDQETLGGIDMIVRRNAFGRQNESFEAKIDFAGIESGPVEGVFIRAPWVESVGAAAEVLATYDGHTVAVRQGNVLATSFHPELTGDDRVHAYFVDMVRAGL
- the pdxS gene encoding pyridoxal 5'-phosphate synthase lyase subunit PdxS, encoding MSTLPTSPQSAESAIGTSRVKRGMAEQLKGGVIMDVVNAEQAKIAEDAGAVAVMALERVPADIRKDGGVARMSDPNMIEEIIEAVSIPVMAKSRIGHFVEAQVLQSLGVDYIDESEVLTPADEVNHSDKWAFTTPFVCGATNLGEALRRIAEGAAMIRSKGEAGTGNVVEAVRHLRQIKNEIARLRGYDNNELFAAAKELRAPYELVKEVAELGKLPVVLFSAGGVATPADAALMRQLGAEGVFVGSGIFKSGDPAKRAAAIVKATTFYDDPKIIADASRNLGEAMVGINCDTLPEAERYANRGW